A genomic window from Silene latifolia isolate original U9 population chromosome Y, ASM4854445v1, whole genome shotgun sequence includes:
- the LOC141628547 gene encoding protein FAR1-RELATED SEQUENCE 5-like → MVIISSSSTDSGDNGKEDDSMTEEVIDSIPATNVHASDILVVLPLTYATDSIVASNVDALMNNDIPPMIPLTNAPETPQVGSENTFFGFPSCPEDLKPINGMMFLNLEDGIEFYNKYAKVCGFIPRLDSTKLVNRIVIHKRCVCNKEGKSRNKGTKRKRTVTRTGCEAKVSFKRIDTGEYQIMILLSGFLRMFKEYVKGYKNVGASLEDFKNFSRDVKKYIKEYDAEMLWVIAISYYNYNHQCKGINQAVKDVFGDKTQHRLCMWHIMKKLRDKVGPTICQNTNFLKEINSIVWDGEIDTQEFELRWKSILSSYELSDHEWLKSMFDIRSSWIPAYFRDIYLGGIMRTTSRSESENSFFGNFTNPHLTLVEFWMRFQSAKDAQRWKYAKVTADDKNSSPKLSTPLFLEKKTSEFYTTTIFYQFQEELQAACFTCGLSPRTTEDNNEHISIMDREKDKVYTVDLSGNKFSCSCKMFERIVLHCKHVLWVLKDRGFYDIPREYLLDRWGKYATCRPIFNVVGTTLLADCMSIENHQSKISELWSEVFTSVSLVEDNEELGVELLELLRAFNEKLMISVKHGKSKNKKAEIEMLIGSKIPSEASVLPPEKCKNKGSGRRITSNKEKAVQENEKPLRKCRACGEMTHHDSRNCPSRATQK, encoded by the exons ATGGTTATAATTTCATCTTCTTCTACTGATTCAG GTGATAACggaaaagaggatgattcaatgACAGAAGAAGTTATAG ATAGTATACCTGCTACTAATGTCCATGCCTCAGATATACTGGTTGTACTTCCCTTGACATATGCAACAG ACAGTATAGTTGCTTCTAATGTTGATGCTCTAATGAACAATGATATACCTCCTATGATTCCATTGACTAATGCACCAG AAACCCCACAAGTTGGTTCTGAAAACACATTTTTTGGATTCCCAAGCTGTCCAGAAGATCTAAAACCAATCAACGGTATGATGTTTTTAAATTTGGAAGATGGAATAGAATTTTACAACAAATATGCAAAAGTTTGTGGGTTTATTCCAAGGTTAGATTCAACAAAATTGGTTAATAGGATTGTTATACACAAGCGCTGTGTGTGTAATAAAGAAGGCAAAAGTAGGAACAAGGGGACTAAAAGAAAGAGGACTGTTACGAGAACAGGATGTGAAGCTAAGGTTAGTTTTAAGAGAATTGACACCGGTGAATACCAAATTATGATTTTGTTGAG TGGATTCCTTAGAATGTTTAAGGAATATGTAAAAGGGTACAAAAATGTTGGAGCTTCTTTAGaagatttcaaaaacttttcaagggatgttaagaaatatatcaaggaatatGATGCTGAGAT GCTATGGGTGATTGCTATATCCTACTACAATTATAATCACCAATGCAAAGGCATCAATCAAGCAGTAAAAGATGTGTTTGGTGACAAAACACAACACCGAttatgcatgtggcatataatgaaaaagTTGCGAGACAAAGTCGGGCCGACAATTTGCCAAAACACaaactttttgaaggaaataaatTCTATTGTTTGGGATGGAGAGATTGATACACAAGAATTCGAATTGAGATGGAAATCAATCCTTTCTTCGTATGAGCTTTCTGATCATGAGTGGCTGAAGTCAATGTTTGACATTCGTTCAAGTTGGATTCCTGCCTACTTCAGAGACATATATCTTGGTGGGATTATGCGCACAACATCAAGGTCAGAATCTGAAAATAGCTTCTTTGGAAATTTCACAAACCCGCACCTCACtcttgttgagttttggatgcgtttccaATCGGCTAAGGATGCGCAACGTTGGAAATATGCTAAGGTGACTGCCGATGATAAGAACTCTTCTCCAAAATTATCAACACCTCTCTTTCTAGAAAAAAAAACCTCTGAATTTTACACCACCACTATTTTTTATCAATTTCAAGAAGAACTCCAAGCTGCGTGTTTTACTTGTGGTCTTTCACCGAGGACAACTGAAGACAACAATGAGCATATTTCAATAATGGACCGCGAGAAAGACAAGGTATACACAGTTGATTTAAGTGGTAATAAATTTTCTTGTTCATGTAAGATGTTTGAAAGGATTGTGTTACATTGTAAGCATGTTCTGTGGGTGTTAAAAGATAGAGGGTTTTATGATATCCCTAGAGAGTATCTATTAGACAGATGGGGCAAATATGCAACTTGTCGTCCCATTTTTAATGTTGTTGGGACAACCCTCCTAGCTGATTGTATGTCAATAGAAAACCACCAAAGTAAGATAAGTGAACTGTGGTCGGAAGTATTTACTTCAGTTTCGCTTGTTGAAGATAATGAGGAACTTGGTGTTGAGCTGCTTGAACTTCTTCGCGCTTTCAACGAGAAATTGATGATTTCAGTTAAGCATGGGAAGTCAAAAAACAAGAAAGCTGAAATTGAGATGCTTATTGGGTCGAAAATACCGTCTGAAGCTAGTGTTCTACCACCAGAAAAGTGTAAGAATAAGGGATCAggaagacggattacttcaaacAAGGAAAAGGCAGTACAAGAAAATGAAAAGCCCTTGAGGAAATGTCGTGCTTGCGGTGAAATGACTCATCATGATAGTAGGAATTGCCCAAGTCGAGCCACTCAAAAGTGA